A window of Streptomyces sp. NBC_01241 genomic DNA:
CCTCCGGCACCACCAGGACCTTCGGAGCCCGGCAGTCGTCGGGCGCGAGCTCCTCGAGCCGTCCGATCACGGCCTCGACCTCCGGCCAGTAGCCGGCCATCTTCGCGCCGCCCAGCACCTGCGTGCGGCCGAGCACGCACAGCGCTGCCAAGTTGCTGTAGTTGTCGAAGACATCGGCCTTGTCGGCCGGGCATTCCAGCAGGGTGCCGTCCGGTCCGATCCGGCGTCCGCGGGCCGCGGCGACCAGTCCGCCGCACCACGCGCCCAGCGAGGGACGGGACGCCGCCGCGGCTGCCTGTTCGCGGACGAAGGACAGCACAAGCGTCAGCGGGACGAAGGTGGTCGTGCCCGCCGCGGTCATCCCGGCAGCCCGGCCGATCACCGCGTCGATCAGCATGTAGGAGACAGCCAGGTCCGCGCCCCACTGGGCGGCCCGCGCGGCGACCAGGTCCGCGCCCACCATGCCCTCGGGTACGGAGTCCAGCGGCCCCCGGCCGGCGACCACCACATGCTTCCGCTTCTTGTTGCGGGTGAAAAGGCGGTGACAGCGGACCCCTTCGGCCTCGCTCAGGTACCACCACGCGTAGGGCCGCCAGCCCAGGTCCGAGAAGTTGGTGTGGGTCAGTACCACCCGCAGGTGGTGGGTACTGACCGCTTCCGGGCGTCGCATCAGTGTGCCCGCGTACCAGCCGACCCGGGTCCGGGGGTCGAAGACGTTCGGGCTGGCGTGCGGCAGGGAGACCAGCGAGGTCGCGCAGCCGGACCAGCGTTCCAGCGAAGCGTCGTCCAGGCCCAGCAGGGCCAGCGCTTCGGCCAGTTCCCCGTCCGGCAGCCCAGGGCGGAACAGACCGCGCCGCCGGGCCCGAACGTGTGCGATGAATTCTTCCCTAGCCGACACGGGCCAGCTCCTCGATCGACGAACGCTCCTTGACGCTCCACCAGGCGCAGCCGAAGAGCGCCAGCACCACGGCCAGTACCAGCCAGGCCGTGCCGAGCCCCCATGCCTCCACGAGCCAGCCGGCCAGCAGCGAGAACCCGGCCTTGGCCGAGCCCGCGACCGAGTTGCGCACCACGCTGAACCGGCCGACCTGGTCTGCCGGCGGCGCCTGGTTGGTCAGCACCTGCATCACCATGACATGCGCCGTCAGCACGACCGCGGCGACGAGCATGAGCAGCAGCACCGCGGGCGGCCACCGGGTGGCGGCGAAGCAGGCGACCAGTGCGCCGCCCGCCACCAGCGCGATGTTCAGGGTCCGCTCCGCGGAGAGCGTGCCGCGGGACAAGGCCATGCCCGCGAGAAACCCGCCGAAGGCCGTTGTCACGGTGAGGACCGAGTAGAAGGAGCCGGAGCCGGGGGCCACCGACTGGGCCAGAGGGACCATCAGCGTGGAGATGAAGGGCAGGGCGCCGCTGCTCGGAATCGAGTAGAGCAGGATCAGCCTCGTCCGGCCGGCGGGATCGGCCGGCTCGGCTCGCGGTGTCTCGGCCCGCGCCACCGTACGGGCCGCAGGGGCCGCGGGCGGCGACGCGCTGTCGGGTACCTCCCGGACCGCGGGAGGTGCCGCGGTGACGAGCCGGACGGCCACGAGACTCAGCAGATACAGCAGCGCCGCGACGGCGAAGCACGAGTCCGCCGCGGTGGTGTCCAGCAGCAGTCCGGAGGCCCCGCCGCCGATCAGGGCGCCCACCAGTGACAGCGCGCTGGACCGGGCGAGCAGCCGCACGGCGTGCGTCGGCGCGAAGTGCTGCCGCACGAACCGGCCCACATATGCCTTGTTGAGCGTCTTGACCACGCTCAGGCTGCACTGGACGGCGGCGAACGCACCGATGATCACGCCCGGGCCCAGGCCGGCGGCCCAGACCAGGGCCAGAGCGGACGAACCAGCGAAGAGCACCCAGTTGGTGAGGGAGAGCAGCCTGGCGGCCTGACCGGCGTCGGCCTTCTTGCGCAGTGCCAGTCCGAGGACCACCCCGGGCAGGTGCGCGGCGGCGCCGATGGCGCCCACCACCACGGCGTTGTGGGTGAGCTCGTAGGTGGCCCACAGCAGGGCCACCGCCTGCAGCATCTCGGCCGCGCTGCCGAGGAAGAAGAAGCTCAGCAGCCAGGTGCCCGCGGTGGGCGAACGGGTCTGCGACGCCGGGCTCATCGGGCCACCGCCACGGACGCGCGGAGCCTGGGCACCTGCTCGGTGCTCAGCCCCTCGAAGAACGCCAGATACTCGAACTCGCACATGTGCGAAGGCCGCGTGCCGTGCTCCAGGTTGCCGTCGCCGAGGCCGACGACGCCGGGCAGCTCCCTGGCCACCTGCGGCGGCACCGGCGGCCGGCCGTCCTGGTCCGTGCGGGCCATCACCAGGCCGGTTATCTCCTCCGCCGCCCGCCGGGGTGCGAATCCGCCGCTGTTCTCACCGAGCTGGGTGGCGACGAAGGCGGCCCACAGATCGGCGCCGGTGGCGATCTGCAGCAGTTCGGCGATCCCGGTGCCGCCCGGCCTCAGACCCACCTCGCCGAAGAAGAGGTCGCTGCCGTCGTGGAGGAACTCCATGTGGAAGACCCCGTCCCGGCAGCCGAGCCCCTCGATGACGAGGCCGGCCCGCTCAGCCAGCAGAGGCCGCACCGGGTCGTCCCGGCGCAGCACGCACGTGCTCCGGGTGCCGTGCGATCGCAGCACCGGCCGGTCGTACTCGGACACTTCCACCCAGGACAGCCGCCCCTCCTGGAAGGCCCCGTCGCAGTGGAACTCCCGGGTGACCGCCACGGCCTCCTCGACCAGCCACAGTCCGTCATGGCCGCGCAGCCAGTCCCGGGCGTGACCGGCCGTCATCCGGCGCACCCCGCGCGCGGACGAGGAGGCGAGAGGTTTGACGACCACATCCGCCGCCGGATCCTCACCGCAGCTCAGGAAGTCTCCGGAGAGCCAGGCGCGCGGCGAACGGACGACGGGGCTCAGTACCGAGCGCATCCGCCACTTGTTGGTCGCCCGCACGGACTGCTCGTAGCCCAGGCCCGGCAGACCGTACTGGGTCCGCAGAAAGCCCGCGGCGAGCATGGCGCTTTCCGTGGTGGCCACCACCGCGGCCAGGGGGGCCTCACTGACCAGGCGGTCGACCGCCTGCAGCAGCTGCGGCCCCGGCGTGGTCGCGGTGGTTGCGTCCACGGCGTCCGGACGGACGAACTCGTACCGCGTGGTGAAGCGGTCCATGGCCCGGCGGGCCAGTTCCTTCTCGTGCCCCAGCACCAGGACGCGTGCACGGCCGGTCATCGTGCCTCGGCCCCCTCGGGGCCGCGGTTGAAGGCCGCGATCGCGCGCAGTTCGTCGACCAGCTGCTGGTGGGTGGGCGCGGAGGCGATGGCGTGGCCCCACCGGCCGTAGGATCCCCGCCGACCCTCGTCCACCGCCGGGTAGTCGAGCTCGATCAGGTCGAAGCGCTTGCGGAAGGACGCCTCGGAGAGCTCGTGGTCCGGGCTGCGGGTGAGGTAGACGAAGCCGAACAGGTCCGCCGGCCCGGCGGGCTCGGCCGGGAGTGCCGGCGTGCGACCGAGCGCCAGGTCGACTGCCGCGCCGTACAGGTCGATGCCATAGGTCAGCTCCAGTACCTCGGCGGTCAGCGCGCCGACCATCCGCGCCGCCACCTCGCCGAGCACCAGCTCGCCGTCGGGGCGTACGAAGGCCTCCAGGTGGAACACGGTGTCCGGGGCGTCGAGCTCGGTCAGTACCTGGGTCGCGAAGCGCCGGGCCCGGGCGTCCAGCTCCGGCTCGGCGCCGCCCAGCGGTGCGTCCCCGATGGCCGCGCCCTCGTGCCAGCCCATGAGCGGGCCGAGGTAGGTGCTGACGGACAGCCAGCGCGGCTCGCCCCGCGACCAGATCCCGTCGACGTGGATCTCCTCGCCTTCCACGAAGCACTCGGCGACGGTCTGCACATCGGACCGGACCGGGAACTGGGACACGTACGCGTCGAGTTCGGTCTGGCCGGACACCAGCCGCGTCGCCTGGGCGCCGTGGCCGTCCGCCGGTTTGACGACCACCGGGCGGCCCTTCGCGTCCAGTTGCTCCGCCAGGCGCGCGAAGGACGGGTTCTCGCGTGGCAGGTAGGTGCACCGCGTCCGGGGCACCGCCGCAGACAGCGACTGCTTCTGGATCTGCTTGTCACGGAAACGCAGGCACCTGAGCAGATGGGTGTCGCCCGGCAGTTTGAGCGCCGAGCGCAGTGCGGCGGCCGTGAACAGTGCCTGCTCGTGCCCGGTGACGACACCGGTGATGCCGGTGCCGACCGCGGCGAGGGCCGCGCGCAGCACCTCCTCGGTGTCGGCGAGGTCGGCGACCTTGGTGCAGGAGAGCCCGCTCAGTCCGGACTTCATTTTCTCGACGATGAAGTGGAGAGCCAGACCGCGTTGCCGAGCCGCTTCGACGAAGCCCTTCCGGTAGCCCAGGCAGACCAGAGTCACTGTGGTGAACCTATCTCTTTGGTGAAGACGTGGTGGTGCGGCGGGAAGGGCCGCTCCCGCCGGTAGCCCAGCGACGTGAAGAACGCGACGTTCACGGCGAGGCTGTCGCGTACGGCGATGATCAGCTGCGGGGCGCCGGAGGCAGCGGCCCGTTCCTGGACGGCCGCCGCCAGTCGGCTGCCCACGCCCTGCCGGCGCCAAGAGGGGGCGACCGACAGGGTGTCGAGTGTGTAGCCCTCCGGATCGGGGCCGTGGCGTACGGCTCCGAGCAGCCCTGTGTCGGAGCGGGCGAGCAGCCAGGAGTCGGCGCAGTCGTGCAGCGCCTCGGCGGTCCACTTCAGCGCGGTCGGCCGGAAGTCCGCCGTGAACGGCTGGTAGACCTCCCGGACCAGTCGGGCGACGGCCTCCGCGTCCGCCGCCCGGCCGTCCTCGATCCTGACCGGAACCATGGCCCGTGTCATCCGCGGGCGATCCCGTAGAACGCCTCGCTCAGATAGGGCACCTGCACCTTCCCGGCCTCTTCGTACCGCGCACACAGGGCGCGCACCCGCTCCAGGAAGACCGGGCCGACGGCGGCGATGGCACGCTGCGCCTGCGTGGAGGAGGAGCTCATGGTGGTGAACTCCTCGGCGGTCAGTGCCTGCCGCCACTGGCACTCCCGGCGCTCCACCCGGTCGAACCGCTCGGACAGCTCCTGTGCCACGTCGATGGCCCGGTAGGTGCGGTGGTAGCCCGGCGAGAGCTCCTCCAGCAGGTCCTCGTACTCCGCGGCGAAGCCGCCGATGCCGTAGTCGCGGTTGTTCTGGACGACCATGCACACCCCGCCGGAGCGCAGCGCCCGCACGGCGGCAGCCAGGTAGGCCGGCCGGTCCATCCACTGGTAGGCCTGGGCAGCCAGGACGAGATCGACCGGGGAGAGCCGGCCGAGGTACTCCTCAGCCGTGCTCTGCTCCCAGATGACCTGCGGGAACTTCGCCTTGCCCCTGCGGATCATGTCGTCGGAGATGTCCACGGCATGTACCGCGGCTCCGGCGGGCAGGAGGGGGACCAGCGCCTCCAGGGCGATCCCGGTGCCGGCGCCCGCGTCGACCACGGTCGGCCGGATCCGCTCCGGCAGCAGGGCGACGGCATGGGCGAAGAGTTCTGCCGGGTAGCGGGGCCGGGTCCGGTCGTAGTCGTCGGCGAGCCCGTCGAACTTGGGATCGGGGGTGGGCATGTGGCTCATGCTCCTTGGCTGAGGCGGGAGTCGACCTGGGCGAGCAGGCCCCCCGCGTGGATCATGTCGAGCAGAAAGGCCGAGGGCGGCGCGAAGTCGGCGAGGACCTCCCCGTCGCCGCGCACCTCGCCCCGACCGAGGTCGAGGGTGACGAGCGACCCCTCCTCCAGCCGGTCCGTGGCGGTCTCGATGGCCGGCAGGGCCAGGTTCCAGCAGTTCCTGAAGAGGATGCGCCCGAACCGGGGCGCAATCACCAGGTTCACCGCGTTGGCGAGCAGGGTGGTGACCGCCTGTTCCCGCGAGCTGCCGATGCCGAAGACGGAGTCGCTGACGATCGCGTCGCCCGGCAGCAGCGTGTCGACGAAATGGGGCCGGTAGGCCTCGAACAGGTGCGGGGCGAGCAACTGCGGATCGGTGTGCATGTGCTTGTAGCGGGCCGGGATGATGTCATCGGTGGAGACGACGCCACTGATCCTGCGTACCCGGTGGCTGGAGACGACGCTCATGGGATCTCCTTCACTGTGGGGATCGCGCCCAGCAACGCGGTCGCGGCCGCCACGGCGGGAGAGGACAGGTAGATGTTGGCCTCGGCGTTGCCCATCCTCCCCCGGAAGTTGCGGTTCATCGTCGAGAGGACGTTGTCACCACGGGCCGGGAGCGGCCCCTGGGTTCCGACGCAGGTTCCGCAGCCGGGCGGGGTGACCACTGCGCCCGCATCGATCAGGGTGTCGATGTATCCGGCGTGCATCGCCTCCCGGTAGACGCCCATCGATCCGGGCGTTATCACGAACTGGGTGCGGGTACTGACCTGGTGGCCCTTGACCGTGGCCGCCGCCTGGGCGATGTCCTCCAGTCGGCTGTTGGTGCAGCTGCCGAGGAAGACGTAGTCGATGGGCGTCCCGGCCGCTTCGTCCAGCTGCGCCGTGTGGGCGGGCAGGTGAGGGAGTGAGAC
This region includes:
- a CDS encoding MFS transporter is translated as MSPASQTRSPTAGTWLLSFFFLGSAAEMLQAVALLWATYELTHNAVVVGAIGAAAHLPGVVLGLALRKKADAGQAARLLSLTNWVLFAGSSALALVWAAGLGPGVIIGAFAAVQCSLSVVKTLNKAYVGRFVRQHFAPTHAVRLLARSSALSLVGALIGGGASGLLLDTTAADSCFAVAALLYLLSLVAVRLVTAAPPAVREVPDSASPPAAPAARTVARAETPRAEPADPAGRTRLILLYSIPSSGALPFISTLMVPLAQSVAPGSGSFYSVLTVTTAFGGFLAGMALSRGTLSAERTLNIALVAGGALVACFAATRWPPAVLLLMLVAAVVLTAHVMVMQVLTNQAPPADQVGRFSVVRNSVAGSAKAGFSLLAGWLVEAWGLGTAWLVLAVVLALFGCAWWSVKERSSIEELARVG
- a CDS encoding ATP-grasp domain-containing protein; protein product: MTGRARVLVLGHEKELARRAMDRFTTRYEFVRPDAVDATTATTPGPQLLQAVDRLVSEAPLAAVVATTESAMLAAGFLRTQYGLPGLGYEQSVRATNKWRMRSVLSPVVRSPRAWLSGDFLSCGEDPAADVVVKPLASSSARGVRRMTAGHARDWLRGHDGLWLVEEAVAVTREFHCDGAFQEGRLSWVEVSEYDRPVLRSHGTRSTCVLRRDDPVRPLLAERAGLVIEGLGCRDGVFHMEFLHDGSDLFFGEVGLRPGGTGIAELLQIATGADLWAAFVATQLGENSGGFAPRRAAEEITGLVMARTDQDGRPPVPPQVARELPGVVGLGDGNLEHGTRPSHMCEFEYLAFFEGLSTEQVPRLRASVAVAR
- a CDS encoding ATP-grasp domain-containing protein, producing MTLVCLGYRKGFVEAARQRGLALHFIVEKMKSGLSGLSCTKVADLADTEEVLRAALAAVGTGITGVVTGHEQALFTAAALRSALKLPGDTHLLRCLRFRDKQIQKQSLSAAVPRTRCTYLPRENPSFARLAEQLDAKGRPVVVKPADGHGAQATRLVSGQTELDAYVSQFPVRSDVQTVAECFVEGEEIHVDGIWSRGEPRWLSVSTYLGPLMGWHEGAAIGDAPLGGAEPELDARARRFATQVLTELDAPDTVFHLEAFVRPDGELVLGEVAARMVGALTAEVLELTYGIDLYGAAVDLALGRTPALPAEPAGPADLFGFVYLTRSPDHELSEASFRKRFDLIELDYPAVDEGRRGSYGRWGHAIASAPTHQQLVDELRAIAAFNRGPEGAEAR
- a CDS encoding GNAT family N-acetyltransferase; its protein translation is MTRAMVPVRIEDGRAADAEAVARLVREVYQPFTADFRPTALKWTAEALHDCADSWLLARSDTGLLGAVRHGPDPEGYTLDTLSVAPSWRRQGVGSRLAAAVQERAAASGAPQLIIAVRDSLAVNVAFFTSLGYRRERPFPPHHHVFTKEIGSPQ
- a CDS encoding class I SAM-dependent methyltransferase, giving the protein MPTPDPKFDGLADDYDRTRPRYPAELFAHAVALLPERIRPTVVDAGAGTGIALEALVPLLPAGAAVHAVDISDDMIRRGKAKFPQVIWEQSTAEEYLGRLSPVDLVLAAQAYQWMDRPAYLAAAVRALRSGGVCMVVQNNRDYGIGGFAAEYEDLLEELSPGYHRTYRAIDVAQELSERFDRVERRECQWRQALTAEEFTTMSSSSTQAQRAIAAVGPVFLERVRALCARYEEAGKVQVPYLSEAFYGIARG